TGAGCTATGGTGCCCAGTATATTCGATTGCTTTTCTATGGCGTTTCGGACCTTCTGTACTTGATTTATGCTTTCCTCAGCACCTCTTCCCGTTTCGTCAGCCCCTGCTGCTACTTCCTGGGCTGAGGCCGCAAGCTCCTCTGCTAGGGAGCTTACGTTGGATATCATCTCCCTCAGGTTCTTCATGGTATCCAATATGGACCTTTGAAGGAGGGATACTTCCTCGCCGTTGAACTTGTTGAATTTGGCTTCTCTGAAGTCCCCTTCTCCCATCTTTTGAGCGATGCCCGTTATCTCAACTATCGGCTGTGCGAGACGCCTTCCGAACACCACTCCCAGGGATGCTGCCACCAGAAGGGCAAGGAGGGAGACACCCGAGATCTTCAAGAGGAGGTTGCGTATTTGGGCTGTAATAAGGGCCTTGGGTACTGCATAGCCTATCTTTAGTCCGCTTGGGGTCTCTTGAATGGATACGTAGAAGTTACCTATAACTTTCACATCTCCGACGGCCTCGAGGAAGGAAGCTATCTCTTTTGCATCATTTTCGTCGATGGTCCCCGTTGAAGAATCCAGTTTGGGATGAGCTATAACTTTATTGCCAGGGGACAACACAAACTTGAAGGAGCCATTTCCTTCCCCTCGGTTTTTGATGAAATCGCTGAAAGCTTCGATGTTGATGTCAATGCCCGCCACTCCTAAAAGTATCTCCTGTTGATCCTTTTTGCTCTTTACCATTACTGGTTCGGCGTAGGTAACCACCGCTCTCTTGCCCATTGGAGTGCTTACAATCCTTGGATCAGTCCATATGGCCTTCTTTTTCTTCGTTGGAACAAAGAACCATTGGGCTTGTGAAGAGGTTTCTGTGAAGCCGTTTTTGTCCACCGTTAAGGAAGTGTCGGTATTGATCTCCCATTTGCCATCGGCTTTTTTGGCTACCGCGGCGCCTGTAATGTTCTTCTTGCCTATCAGCGGGGAGTTGAAGTAGAAGTATAACTTCTCTGCCCATGGGGCATCTTGGGCCACGGAGATCAGGCCGTAAGAAAGGTTGCCTGCGTAGTAGTCCTCAAGCTCTGGGGAGGCCAGCCAACCATCGGGATTGACCTTTTCTGCAACGCTCCTGTTGACTATGACGACCGGGGATTTGAGATGAGTTCCGTAATTTTCTAGTTCCATGGACAGGTGCCTTACAGTTAGGTCTATATTGTTTTTGAGGTTTTCTTTTTGTAATGCATAGATCTGAAAACCTACGATTAGCAAGACCGCAAGGACCACGATCAGTCCCGAGATTATTATTGAAGCTGCCGTCTGCTGCCACAGTTTCCGCAAGGTGCACCACTCCTCCTAGATATTTTCATTATAGTATCTTCCTAAAGTTAGATCTGATATACAGTATAATTAGTGGGTGTGATATAAACAACCTATGCTTCCCTGTCAACGAGAGAGGAGAGGATTAGTCTAATTTCTTCGACTTTTCTGAAAGCTTCGTCGTAGGATATGGAGAAGATGTTTTTGTTGCCTTCGTAGGCTTCTATATGTTCTTCTTTGACCTTGAGTTTCACGTTGCGGCCAAAGGCGCGCAGTGTTCCTTCCAGGATTTGGGCCACCCATTTGAGGTTCCCTATATTGTACTCATGGTGGGCGTAGGAGAGCTTGGCCTGTTTTGCAGGAGTCTCTGATGTGTACAGCGTTGGTTTTCTCGTCGGAGCAACTGGTGGTTTTCTCTCTATTCTTCCTTGGTCGTCCATACTAAAGGCCTCCTTTTCGCATTTGTCTAAAATGTATCCCATTTGGAGGATCTTTAAAAGAGGTTTTGTGAAATTGACCCTTCGGGTCTAATCTTTATTCCCATTTCGGCCGATAAGGTATGTAGGATGAATTGCAGACGGATCCAGGGAGGGAACCGTAGATGGCTAGAGTAAACCACGGAGGGATATGTTTTACCTTGCAGGGCTATGCGCCTGCTCAAGAGGATCAGGCAGAAGTCCTGGCAGATGGTGTGCTTGATCTGGAAGAGCCCGTTGTGGAACAGGACGAGCTGTGGGATTTGGAAGAACCCTTGGAAGTTGCCCCCCTTGACTCCTTTCATGTGGAAATAAGAAAGTTCCCATTGTTGACTCCGGAGGAGGAAAAAATGCTGGCCAAAAAGATTCAAGAAGAGGGTGACCGTGAGGCCTTCGAGAGGTTTGTTTTGGGCAACCTCAGATTGGTCATTGCGTGCGCCAAAAAGGCCAAAGAGAGAGTGGGGCAGGACCAAAGTATTCTCTCCTTTATGGACTTGGTTCAGGAGGGGATCATAGGGCTAATGATAGCAGTTAGCCGCTTTGACTACAAAAAGGGGACCAGGTTCAGTACCTACGGAGTTCCTTGGATATACCAGCGGATGAAGGTGGCTTTACTGCAGCATCGAAGGGGAATGAGCGTGCCTGGATATGCAGGGCTTTCCGCCAGGGCCTATGCTGAGCAAGTGAGGGCTTTCAAGTCTGGGGAAAGGTTAGAGCTCCCTGATGGGGTGGACCTTGATAGGATCAGATCTCTTGCCGTCATATCGGACGTTGCCCTTTCCATAGATTTCGCCGATGGTGATGAGCAGGGCAGCTTCTCGGTCAGCCCAGAGGCTCTTAAGGGAAACAGTGCTGTAGGCTACGAGGAAACGGACCCGGAGGAAGTGCTTGAGAGGACCTTTTTCAGGGATGAGTTCTTGAGCCTTTTGAGGAAAGAGCTTTCTTGCGACGAATACGACATACTGTGCAGGAGGTTTGGCTTGGGGAACTACACCAGTCCCCATAAGCTCTCCGACATAGCTGAAGCTTACGGGAAAAGTTCAGAGTACATAAGGGGAGTGGTTAACGGGGTAATCAAGAAACTCAAAGAGAGTAACTTGCTTAAAATGTTCTGCCAGACTTGGGGTGTGGCGTGATTCATTTTTGATTGGAGGGTATGAGAATGAGTAGTATCGTGGTTTTCAGTCTCAAAGATGAAAGATACGGTGTGCCCATAGAGAAGGTCAGGGAGATATTGCCCCTGATGAAGGTGACTTCTGTTCCAGGCACCCCCCACTACTTTAAAGGGTTTCTGAACGTTAGAGGGGAGCTTATCTCCCTCATAGACCTGAGAAAGTTCGCTGGCATGGAGGAGCTGGATGACCTTTCCATGGCCAGGATTCTAATATTGAGTTCCGATGAAGGGGTGACCCAGGGCATCATGGTCGACGAGGTCTCCAATATAGTGGAGCTTCCCTGGCAGGATCTGCAGCCCATAGACGAAGGAAAAGGCAGTTGCGGCATACCCAAGGAGTTCTTGAAAGGAATACTTATAGACGGTTCGGAGATAATAGTTGTGCTGGACGTTGATAGCTTGCTTTCAGGGGAGAAGAAGGAGTCCCGCGAGGAAGTCGTAGGTCGTTGAAGTTATTCTTTTTCGTCCTTGGGTCCTTTGGAGCATAGATGGCTTATGGCCATCAATGTAGTGAACCAGTAGGCCATGAAGGACGCTATCAAAAGCTGAGTGGTCTTGCTTCTACCCTCGAGGTGCACCATCTTGTCCCTATAGTCTATGGGCCTTATGGTGCCCTTCTTGGGGTCATAGAAGAACCGAATGGCAGGGTAGTATGTTTTTGTGCCGTTGTTGGAGGTCTTTTGCTGCCATATTTTCCATGCAGCGCCTGTGGGGTCTATACGTTCTATGAAAACGTCTCCGACGCCGTACGTCTGGGGCACGATGAGCCGCCTGCTTTCGGCTTTTTCGATCATCGTTTGCAGCATGATGTCCAACGCAGGGAGGCGAAACTTGAGAGATGAATAGTCGGACGCATCAATGTACTTGCCGCTTGCGTCCACGAAAGCTGGCTCAGAAAGATTGTTTTCTTGCTCTGGCTTGTTGATTTGACTCAATAAATTCACCCCCTGAATTTTAAGGAGGACGGCCAGGACTGTGTCACAAGAAAAAAGAAACAACAGACCTTCCTCAAAGAAAAAGGTTAAGAGTTCATCAGGAAGGAAACAAGGATACAAGATGGCCTCTTGGCAAAAGGAGATACAGAAAGCAGCGTGCCGAGAGAAGGACCTGGAGGGGTTCAATGCCTTTATGGAGGCTCTGGTGGACTTGCTTGGAAGGTTTCAAGGTGAGACCTTCATCATCAAGGGAGACAGCAGGGAATTTAATCTCTTTTGTTCTCCAATGGACTTTCTCTTCGTTCTGCAGAAGGTGACAAAGAAGAGAGGGTATGCGGGAGCGTCCTCACTGATCTTTTTTGTAAACCAAAGTGTGCCGTCTATAAAATTATGTTTAAAGGTGTATGATCTATATGATATGATAAAGTCAGAAAGAGCGATGCCTTTTGAGGAGGAAATCAAAGAAGGCTTTTTTCTTTCCCTCTTGGAGGCTTTAAGGGGCATTGAGGGTTCCTTTCCCGACAAGGAACTGCTGACGAAGGTTTTTCTCCGATCGTTGGGGAAGACTTAAGCGGCTGTTAGTTCAATCTCTGATAGTTGGGGATGTTGGCTATGATGGGGGTTAGAAAGGACGGAATGGGGCCTTTGGTCCCTGCGGATTACATAAAAAGGCTCAGGTTGAGCTTGGGGTTGACTCAGGCTCAGTTTGCGGTCCTTCTCGAGGTGGGCAACGTAACGGTATCTCACTGGGAGAAGGATGGCATGGATGGTGCCAGAAACTCAAGTTATGTCAACCTCAAAACTCTTGTAGGGTTACTGCGTCAGGCCATGGAGCATCCTGAGATGTTGAATCTCGAAAAGCTGTTGAAGTACTTGGATTTGGCGTCCCGGCACGAGTTGGTGGTTCACTATCTTCCCTTTGAAGATTTGGTTGCTCAGGAGTTATTGAGCGTCATCAACAGTGGGAGCGTGACGGGCGTAGTCGTTGCCCTGCTTCTGGACACAGAATTGGTTCGCCAAGGAAGGCCTACCCCTTATGAAAAGATTGTGTCTATAGAGGATAAAGGTCCAGCCCTAGGAGGCGGACTCCAGGAGGACGGCCTTTTGGACCAGATAGTGCGCCGCAGGAAAAATGACCTTGAAGATGCGGGTTCCTCCTAAATTAAAGCACGCATTTCTTCCAAGCTTTTTGATATTAGATCTATGTTCACGGAGCCTGGTTGTTCCCCATCGGGAATGCTAGAACAAACCAGCTGAAGAGACCATAGGTCGTTTCCCTCATCGAAAGGTTCTTCTCCGTATTCCGTGTAGAGTTGGTTCAATCCCTCGTGTAGGCGTATGAAAATCTCTTCTAGATTCTTGCTGCATCCAGAGAGCTTTGCTTCATCCAAAAGGAGCGCAGCACGATTCAAAGAGGGGTTGTTTCCGAGGTACTTCAGCTTTTCATGGGGGAGGCTTTCTGCGACCAGCCTAATCAAGTGTCCCAGGCTGTGATGGTGCGGTGGTTTTATCTCTGGGGGGAAGATGCTTTCCCACAGAGATACAGCCTTTATGACCAAAGATGACACTTCTTCAACTCTGCGCAGGTAATAAGGATTTCGACTGCAAATGATGGGGACTCTTATAGTTTTACCTATAGCGAAAAAATAATCTTTTTGCACTTTTATTCCCCCTAATCCGGGTTAAGAGCCAAGCAGGGGGCGGATTAGATCGCCGGCAGCCAGGCTGTCATAGCGCGAAATGTGCGCCTTAGACCCTGGGCTTTGCGCCGCAGGCTTTCGCCTGCTTTGCCCTTGTCAGCTTTCAGTTAGTAAACAATGTGTAAATGTGTGAAATAGTATATTCGGATTACAAGTGGCAGTCAATAGAGCGAGGTAATTTGTGTGTAGATGAGCCTATATTTCGTTCCGTCTACTTTGGTAAAGTGAAAGAGATAATGGAAAAGGCGGGTACCTCTCCTTTATACTGGTGCTGCAACAACAACCAAAACAAAGGAAAAAGGAGGTAACCCGCCATGACTTCATTATACCAGCGACTAAAGGAATCAGGGAATCCCAAAGCCCCTATGGAAGTTATATGCGACTTGATAGAAAAA
The DNA window shown above is from Thermovirga lienii DSM 17291 and carries:
- a CDS encoding hypothetical protein (KEGG: mcl:MCCL_1719 truncated sucrose-6-phosphate hydrolase~SPTR: Truncated sucrose-6-phosphate hydrolase) yields the protein MDDQGRIERKPPVAPTRKPTLYTSETPAKQAKLSYAHHEYNIGNLKWVAQILEGTLRAFGRNVKLKVKEEHIEAYEGNKNIFSISYDEAFRKVEEIRLILSSLVDREA
- a CDS encoding hypothetical protein (KEGG: bts:Btus_1747 type I restriction-modification system, M subunit~SPTR: Putative uncharacterized protein), coding for MYPCFLPDELLTFFFEEGLLFLFSCDTVLAVLLKIQGVNLLSQINKPEQENNLSEPAFVDASGKYIDASDYSSLKFRLPALDIMLQTMIEKAESRRLIVPQTYGVGDVFIERIDPTGAAWKIWQQKTSNNGTKTYYPAIRFFYDPKKGTIRPIDYRDKMVHLEGRSKTTQLLIASFMAYWFTTLMAISHLCSKGPKDEKE
- a CDS encoding hypothetical protein (KEGG: sul:SYO3AOP1_0850 hypothetical protein~SPTR: Heavy metal-associated domain protein), whose amino-acid sequence is MASWQKEIQKAACREKDLEGFNAFMEALVDLLGRFQGETFIIKGDSREFNLFCSPMDFLFVLQKVTKKRGYAGASSLIFFVNQSVPSIKLCLKVYDLYDMIKSERAMPFEEEIKEGFFLSLLEALRGIEGSFPDKELLTKVFLRSLGKT
- a CDS encoding methyl-accepting chemotaxis sensory transducer with Cache sensor (PFAM: Cache domain; HAMP domain; Methyl-accepting chemotaxis protein (MCP) signaling domain~COGs: COG0840 Methyl-accepting chemotaxis protein~InterPro IPR004089: IPR004010: IPR003660~KEGG: pmo:Pmob_0861 methyl-accepting chemotaxis sensory transducer~PFAM: chemotaxis sensory transducer; histidine kinase HAMP region domain protein; Cache domain protein~SMART: chemotaxis sensory transducer~SPTR: Methyl-accepting chemotaxis sensory transducer) is translated as MRKLWQQTAASIIISGLIVVLAVLLIVGFQIYALQKENLKNNIDLTVRHLSMELENYGTHLKSPVVIVNRSVAEKVNPDGWLASPELEDYYAGNLSYGLISVAQDAPWAEKLYFYFNSPLIGKKNITGAAVAKKADGKWEINTDTSLTVDKNGFTETSSQAQWFFVPTKKKKAIWTDPRIVSTPMGKRAVVTYAEPVMVKSKKDQQEILLGVAGIDINIEAFSDFIKNRGEGNGSFKFVLSPGNKVIAHPKLDSSTGTIDENDAKEIASFLEAVGDVKVIGNFYVSIQETPSGLKIGYAVPKALITAQIRNLLLKISGVSLLALLVAASLGVVFGRRLAQPIVEITGIAQKMGEGDFREAKFNKFNGEEVSLLQRSILDTMKNLREMISNVSSLAEELAASAQEVAAGADETGRGAEESINQVQKVRNAIEKQSNILGTIAQQIEQVGDLVQNMESLMEKLKALHDEQLQATQKGAELVRQSESTVKELDEISTEVNSSFKEVTESMSKIIGMAQTISSIADQTNLLALNAAIEAARAGDAGRGFAVVAEEVRKLAEESSNAAQQIHSYIEEIQPRVQKAEKSLSKSNETTAKGIEAIDQTREAFETIRSDAERAKEEGNQVGKAMEELASLYSKIEEALKTFNEGRRIVEESINHLSATAEEQAAQAEEFSASSQGLSEMAEKLIGEMNKFKIS
- a CDS encoding helix-turn-helix domain protein (PFAM: Helix-turn-helix~InterPro IPR001387~KEGG: nhl:Nhal_0242 helix-turn-helix domain protein~PFAM: helix-turn-helix domain protein~SMART: helix-turn-helix domain protein~SPTR: Putative uncharacterized protein), with the translated sequence MGVRKDGMGPLVPADYIKRLRLSLGLTQAQFAVLLEVGNVTVSHWEKDGMDGARNSSYVNLKTLVGLLRQAMEHPEMLNLEKLLKYLDLASRHELVVHYLPFEDLVAQELLSVINSGSVTGVVVALLLDTELVRQGRPTPYEKIVSIEDKGPALGGGLQEDGLLDQIVRRRKNDLEDAGSS
- a CDS encoding CheW protein (PFAM: CheW-like domain~COGs: COG0835 Chemotaxis signal transduction protein~InterPro IPR002545~KEGG: glo:Glov_2888 CheW protein~PFAM: CheW domain protein~SMART: CheW domain protein~SPTR: CheW protein), with protein sequence MSSIVVFSLKDERYGVPIEKVREILPLMKVTSVPGTPHYFKGFLNVRGELISLIDLRKFAGMEELDDLSMARILILSSDEGVTQGIMVDEVSNIVELPWQDLQPIDEGKGSCGIPKEFLKGILIDGSEIIVVLDVDSLLSGEKKESREEVVGR
- a CDS encoding putative RNA polymerase, sigma 70 family subunit (PFAM: Sigma-70 region 2; Sigma-70 factor, region 1.2~TIGRFAM: RNA polymerase sigma factor, sigma-70 family~COGs: COG0568 DNA-directed RNA polymerase sigma subunit (sigma70/sigma32)~InterPro IPR000943: IPR014284: IPR009042: IPR007627~KEGG: tai:Taci_1223 RNA polymerase, sigma 70 subunit, RpoD subfamily~PFAM: sigma-70 region 2 domain protein; sigma-70 region 1.2~SPTR: RNA polymerase sigma factor;~TIGRFAM: RNA polymerase sigma factor, sigma-70 family); the encoded protein is MARVNHGGICFTLQGYAPAQEDQAEVLADGVLDLEEPVVEQDELWDLEEPLEVAPLDSFHVEIRKFPLLTPEEEKMLAKKIQEEGDREAFERFVLGNLRLVIACAKKAKERVGQDQSILSFMDLVQEGIIGLMIAVSRFDYKKGTRFSTYGVPWIYQRMKVALLQHRRGMSVPGYAGLSARAYAEQVRAFKSGERLELPDGVDLDRIRSLAVISDVALSIDFADGDEQGSFSVSPEALKGNSAVGYEETDPEEVLERTFFRDEFLSLLRKELSCDEYDILCRRFGLGNYTSPHKLSDIAEAYGKSSEYIRGVVNGVIKKLKESNLLKMFCQTWGVA
- a CDS encoding hypothetical protein (KEGG: nfi:NFIA_035430 WD repeat protein~SPTR: WD repeat protein); translated protein: MQKDYFFAIGKTIRVPIICSRNPYYLRRVEEVSSLVIKAVSLWESIFPPEIKPPHHHSLGHLIRLVAESLPHEKLKYLGNNPSLNRAALLLDEAKLSGCSKNLEEIFIRLHEGLNQLYTEYGEEPFDEGNDLWSLQLVCSSIPDGEQPGSVNIDLISKSLEEMRALI